The DNA segment ACAACTAGCTTTTTAGCGCGTGCTTTCATCTGGTTAATCCACAGTTCAGGCAATGTAGGCATCAGCGATATATAGTGTTCCCATGCATATATATCATAGGTTTCTAATAACTCTTTACGTTCTACTTTAGATAAATTATGGCTTAATGGCTCAAAAAAACTTAAATGTAGCCAACGTTTAATATTACGATCTTTAACATAACGTACGTGATGAGTGCCACAAACTCTTAATGGTATCATTGGTAAGGAAAAATTTTTCACTTTTTCATATTGATCTTCTGATACAATTAGCACACCTCGCTTATTCCAATTACTAATTTGACTATTACTAATTAGGCTAATCTGACATTTTTTTAAAAGTTTATTAATCCAACGCCCTCTCTTTAGCATTAAATCAAATGCCATAATAATTTCTCTTTGGGTTATTTTTTTGATTAATACGGCGATAAATAAATTTAAGTGGGAAGCTAAGATGATTTTTGGCGTGTCACCAGAGATATAATTTACATGATGAAAATTAGGTTCATATTCCTGTGAGTTTTGGTATTGTAATAACCACCATAAAGTATAACGTGGCCAGATAAACCAACAACAAAACCCAAAAGCAACGATAATGATAATGATAAAAATCAATAATTCCACAAACGATAATCCTTTTAGTTAAAAATGATTTTTTATTCTCTATCGTTATAATCAATCAGCTAAAAAAATACAAGTCAGTGATCAACCTTACCAACTAATCTCATTAATCTGATTAGCTTTTAAATAATCATTGCATAAAGAAAAATGTTTACAACCTAAAAAGCCACGATGTGCTGATAAAGGAGATGGATGTGGTGCTCGCAAAATACAATGTTTTTTAGCATCAATTAATGATGCTTTTTTTTGTGCTGGTGAACCCCATAGCATAAAGACAATATGTTGATGATGAGCGCTAATGATTCGAATCACTTCATCAGTAAAAGTCTCCCATCCTTTATTGGCATGAGAATGCGCTTTTTTATGCTCAACTGTTAATACCGTATTTAACAAAAAAACACCTTGCTTTGCCCAGTGGGATAAATCACCGTGCTCTTTAATTTCAACGCCAAGATCTGTTTGTAATTCTTTGAAAATATTGATTAATGACGGTGGCTTTCTAATGCCTTCATTAACTGAAAAAGCCAAACCATGTGCTTGATTTGGTCCATGATAAGGATCTTGTCCTAAAATGACTACTTTAAGATTATCAAAATCTGTTAACTCAAAAGCTTGAAATACTTTATCAGGTTGAGGGTAAATAATCTTGCCCTTTTTACGTTCACTTAAACTAAATTGCAAAGCACTCTGAAAGTAAGCGCTTTCTTTTTGATTACCAATAACATCTTTCCAAGATAATTTAGTATCGATCATTACTTAACTCCGCTGCCATCCTAAACCACAATGCTGCTTTATCCATATCTTGTTCTTTACCTGCAAGTCCAAAATAATAATCAACCCCCCAAGCAAATGCATGTTCATTATAAGCGTTAGGTTTCGCTGCGATAAAATACCATAATGCTGCAGCTTGGGTATTATTCTTAACGCCTAAACCAAACTCTGTTAAAAAACCAATTTCTAACTGTGCGATTGAATTACCTTCTAGGGCGTAAGGTAATAATGCTTGATAAGCTGATTTAAAATCAGATGATTTAAAATAAAACTGTGCTTGTGAAAATGGTACTTTTTGATCAGGCTGAATTGATTTAGATAATGATTCTAAAAATTGATTACTTTCAACACTAAGCATTTTCTCATTTGCAGGCTTGATTGTATAATCTTTTTTCTGATTACTAACTTCAATAAAAATACCGGCAAATAGAAATATACCAATAACGATAACAGTGACAATTACCAATATTATATTTTTTTTATTCTTACATTTATTTTTGGATGCAGTTTTTTCATCTGCCATAAACAAGTGGCCTATTCGCATTTGTATTGCCGCCATTATATCAATTTCAAAGAAAAATAAAATGTCTATATGTTACTACTTATGTATCTAATAATGATTGCTATAAACAACATATAACTCATATTACATATTGATGATTAAATAACAAACAATAATGATTTTTTAATCAAAAAATATGCATTGAACAAACTATTTGTATTTCATTATATAGCAGTATTTATATATCTAATTATTTTATTTATTATAACTAAATGTTATTGTAATAACCCACTTCTTTAGTCGATCTAATAATTTTAAACAATGAATTAATATAGAGTTGCAAACATGGCATTTTATCATCACTCGTTATACTTTCAATTAGAACAAAGTAGTCAAGCATTTAAAGATTCTCCGCCAGGTACTATTAATGTTAGCCGACTTGTTCAAGGTAAAAGTAATTATTGGGTTGATCCAAATTCTGAATTAGCACAACATAAAAAGACGCTTTTTTTTGCAGATTTTCTAGCATTTGCATCTAAAGATTTAGATCAGATTAAAAAGCAATTTAATCAATTATTGCATGACTTATCGAATGTAACAACTTTAGATTTAAGGGAATGTGCAAAATTAACCAATGATGATCTTGAGCGCATACTTGAAAGAGCAACGAATATTGAGAAACTTACAATTCATGACTGCAAATCTTTAAGTTTAAACTTAAAGAACATAAATAAATTAAGACATTTAAAGCAACTTGACTTAAGTCATATAAAAATTAATCAAGATGAATTAGATAATATTTTAAAAATAGCAACTGACCTAGAGTCCTTAGAACTAAAACATTGTAATGATAATGACTTAACAATATCAGAAGACTTAGATGGTAAAAAGGCTGATAATCCAGGTTTTATGGTAATTGGTACTCAAAACCCTGCAAGTTTAAGCGGTAGAAGACAAGCCTCTCAAGCACTTGAGCGACGTTTAATCAAAGTTGACCTGCCACCTTATACAAAAAATGAAATGCAAATAATTTTAGATGAAAGTGGCTTTGATCAATCTGAAACAATTCAAATGGTAGAGGCTTATGAGAAAGCAAAAGAGAATAATCGAAAACTTGTGTTTCGTGATCTAATGAAATTTGCTAAAGCATTAACAGAGTCTCGTCATTTATCAGAGTATGCTACAACTACAGATAAAAAAATGAAAGAAAGAGAGACTGATTTAGATGAATTACTAGGAGACTTTATAAATAGTGGTGCACCAGAAAAAGATTTAGACCATCATGAATTTGATGCCCCTAAACTTAAACACCCATTTACTTTTATACACAATGTATCAACAACGCAAAATCAAACAAATAATATAGAAGTTGAAGTATAATTTTAATGCATTTATAACCACCTATATAACTACTGAAACATAAATAATCATCAATACATATTTATTCCTTTAAAATCAAATAAATAAATCATATTTTTCATGTGATAAATAATTAAAATTATTTAGCAAAATTTCTGCAATAATTAATAATCAAATATATAATATTTTTAATTTTTGTGTGGTTATATGTGTAAAAGGAAGAGTAAATAATGTATAACGAATTAGATAACCCTAAAGATATGAAATTTACGGCTATGACATGGAATCTAGCTAACGAGAACCCTCCAGCAGAGACAATGGATCAGTTAGAGGGGCAAATAACAAGTGACCCAGATATAATTATTTTTAGTCTTCAAGAAGCAAAAGAAACATTACTAAAATGGGAAAATGCTGGTGAGCGTATAATAAAGCGACTAAATCAGAGTAATAGTAATGTAAATGAGCAATACTCTATTATTCATAACGCTAGTTTTAGAGTAGTAACGAAACCTAGTATCTATAATATTACGAATATGGCAAGGACAGGGCTTGTTATCGCTGTAAAAAATAAATATAAAGATCAAATAAGTATTCTTGAGTTTGGTCATGAACGTTCAAGCGAATCAATCAATAAAGGTGGTCTTTATGCAAAATTACAAATTGGCAATAAAAAAATAGGTGTAATTAGTGTCCACCTTGACTCTAATAGTCCAGAAGAGCGCCAGGCTGAAATAGAGGCATTAATGGATCATTTCAAAGGTGAAAAATTTGATGATATTATTTTTTTAGGTGACTTAAATGAACGACTTGAGACAGGATTTCAAGATTTACTAGATAACAGCTCTACACGTTTAGATGATATAGAAAAAAAAGAACAACAAATAATTGCAGAACATGACCCTATTTCTAAACATGGTACTTATCTTTCTATGACTTATGATTTTCAGTTTCATCAATTAGATCGCTTTACTTATGTTGAAACAAATGCAGATGGTACCGTTAGAGCAAAACCAAAAAGAGCAGGTCAACTTGATATTGGCACACTGGATAATATTGGTACTGAAGAAAAAGCACTCAAAAAAGATAAACCTACTGTTTTTACACCAACTGATAGTACTGGCAAGCCAATTAGTGATCATAAAGCAGTATTTTGTAACATAACACTACCTGCTGTCGACTTCACTGAGAAAAAAGAACAAACTGTAGTATCTAATCCTTTTTATCAGAAGTCATCAGATGCCAAAGGTGTCACAATCGAAATGCAAATACTAGGTAATAACAGCTCTACAAGTATAGATAGACAATAAAATATTTATTTCTGTAATTTTATTTATAAATTTAATAATTTATATATTATAAAATCTCTATGAAAAATAAAAATACTTTTGACATTCACAAAAAATAATATATGATTATCATCTGAACTATAATTATAACAGTAAACAACTAAACGATGAGCAGGTATTATGGGGACTTTGTTCGGTTATTTAATGATTATTCTGTGCCAATTTTCAGCGAGTGTAAATGTCGTTGGCTCTAAACATTTAGTCTCTGATTTAAATGTCTTTTTCTTAATGGAAACACGTTTTCTAATTGCTGCGGTTATTTTATTTATCGCATGGCTTTTTGTAGGTAAGAAAAATCGACCAGAACATGTTAAATTATCAGCACTTAAACGAAGTGATTGGGTTTTATTAATTTTTCAAGCACTTTGTGCAGGTGCATTTTTTAATTTATTATTACTACTAGGTATGCGTTATACATCCGCTAATAATGCTGCCATTATAACAAGTGCTATTCCTGCAATGGTTGCTTTTTTATCTATTTTTATTTTAAAACAAATACTTACACGCTATAAGCTAATCTGTATTGTATTTGCAACCGTTGGTTTATTTGTTATCAACGGCTCTAAAATTAATATTAATGGCTCTTTAGATGGGTTTTTTGGTGATATGTTAATTGTCATTGCCATCATTCCAGAATCACTTTACTATGTCCTAAGCAAAATACGTAATATTCGCTTACCTGTATTATTACTTTCTAGTATTATTAATGCAATTAATGCTTTATTTATGCTGCCATTTGTTTTTCTTTTCCCATCGACTATTCCAACGCATATTAGTGGGTTAGATTTATCATTACTGTTATTAGTTGGCTTGGCATCTGGTTTATTTTATATTGGCTGGGCTAAAGGTTGTCAATATATTGATGGCGCAACAGCTGGTATTATGACTGCATTAATGCCAATATTTGCAATTATATTATCTGTTTTATTCTTGCATGAAGCGATTGGCTGGTTACAAATTATTGGTATGGTATTAATTTTAGCATCCATTGTATTTAGTAATATGGGTGGTTTAATTAAAAAGTTTAAACCAAAAAAATTTCGCCTATCTAAAAAAGCACAAATCTAACGTAAACGCGATAAATCGCATTTCTACAAAAACTCAATTATATTGCCAAATTAATTAAACGCTCAATTAGATTATCATAATAATTAATATTATTGATATTAAATAACCATTTTAAATACTGTTTAGCTAATAAAGAATTAATTTTTATTTCAGTCTGTTTAAACTTACTTGCCAATTGATATAATTTTTGTTGCTGCAACGCTTCTGACTCTAGTTCAATCTGTAATAAGTTTTGATAAAACATATCTGGATACTGAGACTGATTTAGTTTGACACTTTTACGAGCTTTGCGTATTACCTTGGTTATATTTGATTGCATTACTTCAACTGATTTAATAATATCTTGAAATTCATTTGGCTGTAGCTGAATATCAACATAAGCTAACCATAGTGCAAATAAGATACAATTAATATTTAAATCATATTGTTCTTGCAAGTTTATTAATGCTGACTCTATCTGCTTATTTTTATATAGCTTTAATGAAAATTGCCAAAATGGGTTATTCACTTCATCTAATATGCTAGACATAGTTAAAATCAACTTAATACATTAATGTTTAAAATCATTATCACCTTCTGCTAAAGCGCCTGCTCTTCTTGGGTCTCGTGCACCATAAAACATATCATCTTGATAGGAAACAGAGTTTGCTGAGCCCATAGCTGCATCTAATACTACCTGATGCCCCATTTTTTCTAAAATTTTAATCGTATCTGGGCTTATTCCTTGTTCAATCTGAATTTGATCAGGCCAAAGCTGGCTATGAACTCTTGGTGTATTTACAGCGCTTTGAAGATTTAAATGATGCGTAATCATATTTAAAATTACTTGTAAGGTTGTCGTAATGATTCGGCTTCCACCAGGCGAACCAGTCGCTAGAAATGGTTGATTATCTTTAGTAATTATAATTGTCGGTGTCATCGAGCTTAAAGGGCGCTTTCCTGGCTCTATACTATTTGCTTTTCCTTGAACTAGTCCAAATGAATTGGCTACGCCAACTTTAGCAGTAAAGTCATCCATCTCATTATTTAAGAAAAATCCTAAGTCCTTAACAATAATACCATTTCCATAAGAGTAATTTAAGGTATAGGTATTTGAAACCATATTACCGTCATGATCAACGACACTAAATTGTGTTG comes from the bacterium SCSIO 12844 genome and includes:
- the ung gene encoding uracil-DNA glycosylase, which encodes MIDTKLSWKDVIGNQKESAYFQSALQFSLSERKKGKIIYPQPDKVFQAFELTDFDNLKVVILGQDPYHGPNQAHGLAFSVNEGIRKPPSLINIFKELQTDLGVEIKEHGDLSHWAKQGVFLLNTVLTVEHKKAHSHANKGWETFTDEVIRIISAHHQHIVFMLWGSPAQKKASLIDAKKHCILRAPHPSPLSAHRGFLGCKHFSLCNDYLKANQINEISW
- a CDS encoding sel1 repeat family protein, whose translation is MQPDQKVPFSQAQFYFKSSDFKSAYQALLPYALEGNSIAQLEIGFLTEFGLGVKNNTQAAALWYFIAAKPNAYNEHAFAWGVDYYFGLAGKEQDMDKAALWFRMAAELSNDRY
- a CDS encoding DMT family transporter yields the protein MGTLFGYLMIILCQFSASVNVVGSKHLVSDLNVFFLMETRFLIAAVILFIAWLFVGKKNRPEHVKLSALKRSDWVLLIFQALCAGAFFNLLLLLGMRYTSANNAAIITSAIPAMVAFLSIFILKQILTRYKLICIVFATVGLFVINGSKININGSLDGFFGDMLIVIAIIPESLYYVLSKIRNIRLPVLLLSSIINAINALFMLPFVFLFPSTIPTHISGLDLSLLLLVGLASGLFYIGWAKGCQYIDGATAGIMTALMPIFAIILSVLFLHEAIGWLQIIGMVLILASIVFSNMGGLIKKFKPKKFRLSKKAQI
- a CDS encoding TIGR02444 family protein; the encoded protein is MSSILDEVNNPFWQFSLKLYKNKQIESALINLQEQYDLNINCILFALWLAYVDIQLQPNEFQDIIKSVEVMQSNITKVIRKARKSVKLNQSQYPDMFYQNLLQIELESEALQQQKLYQLASKFKQTEIKINSLLAKQYLKWLFNINNINYYDNLIERLINLAI